A window of Aequoribacter fuscus genomic DNA:
CCAAAGTACACATCGCTGACGGGCTTTTTCTGCGTTATCGGGTAGTCCTGCAAGCTGATCGAATTAGCTTGGTTGGTTGTTGCAACGGGATCTGAGCAGGCCGAAATTAAAGCGCTAGTCAAAACGGTTGCGGCGAGTAATTTTGAGGATTTTGTCATTTTACTACGTCCTTTTGATAGACGATGTTCACAGGGTAAATTGGCGCCTTAATTTGCTTTGGATTGAGGCCTGCGACGTCGTTTGCATGATCTCTAAGCGCACTCAGTCGCGTCGTAGGATCGGGGTGCGTACTTAAAAATTCGGGCGGACGTTTGTCGCTAAGATCTCCCATTTTGCGCCACAGGGTAACGGCAGCTTGTGGGTCGTATCCTGCCAGTGTCGCCAGTTCGAGGCCTATCGTATCTGCTTCTGATTCGGCCGTGCGGCTGTTGGGGAGTTGTAGTGCCAGAACGGCCGCCAGCTGTGCCCCTTGGTTAGCCGCGCTATTACCATCGCTCGCTGCGTTGACAGCACTTAAGCCAATCTGCATGGCGACGGCACGAGACATTTGCTCGGCGGTATGGTTGGCGAGTGCGTGGGCAATTTCGTGGCCCATGATTTGAGCGAACTCATCGTCGGTGAGTTTAAGCTGTTCGAATAAGCCGGTATAAACCGCCATTCGGCCACCCGCCATACACCAGGCATTGACCATTTCGGGGTCGTCAATCAAGGCGACGCTCCAGTCCCACGTGCGGCTTGAGGGATAGTGATCGTGTGCGGTACTCACTAGACGCCCTGTAATACGCTGTACTCGATCGGCTAGGCGGTGATCCGACGAAAGCTGCTCCTTGCTCTCGAGTTGCTTCAGAGTATCGGCGTAAGCTTTTTGCGATTGCACAATCGCCGCTTGAGGCGAGATGATCATAAACTGCGAACGACCTGTTGGACTGGTGGAGCAAGCGCCTAAGAGCAGCGCTGAGACAATAACCAAAAAACGCATGGCCACAATTCCTGTACTAACCGGGCTCGGATTCTGCACCCGCGGTAACGCGCAGTAAACCTTTAAATATTCGCGATGGTGAGCTCTCACCCATGATGACGCGGTAGACGTCGGATACGATTGGCATTTCGATATCTTTTTGGGCTGCGATTTCGAGCACCACGGGGGCGCTTTTTAAGCCTTCGGCTACCATGAACATGCTATCGGTGATTTCTTGCACTGTCTTGCCCTTGGCTAATTGCATTCCGACGGTGCGATTACGGCTTTGATCGCT
This region includes:
- a CDS encoding M48 family metallopeptidase, with translation MRFLVIVSALLLGACSTSPTGRSQFMIISPQAAIVQSQKAYADTLKQLESKEQLSSDHRLADRVQRITGRLVSTAHDHYPSSRTWDWSVALIDDPEMVNAWCMAGGRMAVYTGLFEQLKLTDDEFAQIMGHEIAHALANHTAEQMSRAVAMQIGLSAVNAASDGNSAANQGAQLAAVLALQLPNSRTAESEADTIGLELATLAGYDPQAAVTLWRKMGDLSDKRPPEFLSTHPDPTTRLSALRDHANDVAGLNPKQIKAPIYPVNIVYQKDVVK